GATCATGCTTGGATCTCGACGGCGACGTCGAGATGACTGACGTGGTCGTCCCACCGGCTCAAGGCACGCTGCGCCGCCTCCTCCACGACAGCACGCTCGTAGCGATCGCCGGCGAAACGCCGTACGTCCTCGAGACTGTCGAAGAAGGTGACGGACATGAACATCACCTCGTCGCCGTCTTCGCGTAACAGCCGTGCACCGCGGAACCCAGTGACCCGCCGAAGATGCTCAGCGACATCGGTTTCATAGTGGTTCTGGTAGTCGTCCGCCATGGCGGACGATGCCCATCCTCGCCAAATCCGTGCGATCACAGCATCGACCTCAATTCGTCAACGAGGACGAGATTACTTGATCCGGTCGAGGGCGATGAGTGTCTGTTCATCGGCAAAGGTGAAGATGCGTTGGCCGACCTGAAGGTCTCGCGGGTGCGTTACGAGCTGGTGTCGGGCTACGGCGAAGGGGTCTGCCGGATGACCTCTGCGCCCTCCTGGCACAGCTGCGGCAACGTGGCGATGGTCGTATCGATGTTGGCATCGGTGGTTCCTGCATCACCATGGACAACCTCGATGCCTGTCAGG
The window above is part of the Streptosporangiales bacterium genome. Proteins encoded here:
- a CDS encoding antibiotic biosynthesis monooxygenase, with translation MIARIWRGWASSAMADDYQNHYETDVAEHLRRVTGFRGARLLREDGDEVMFMSVTFFDSLEDVRRFAGDRYERAVVEEAAQRALSRWDDHVSHLDVAVEIQA